The following are from one region of the Prevotella communis genome:
- a CDS encoding carbohydrate-binding domain-containing protein, with product MMKKYFLAVFLMALTGGMMTSCGDDDTSEYDGYKTVTDDEKENDSDTTVVVRDTLAVNIVWDGTTVQLTGDVDSVSYTQTGGDVVITSNIDRFLELTLSGSTSDGSLLVYSLKKYGIILNGVSITNPDGAAINNQCGKSLFLTLADGTVNTLTDGENYAERTFDQKGTLFSEGQIYFGGTGSLTINGNGKNGIACDDYIVMNGGTIKIDVEDTGSNGIKVNDGFTINDGVLTIDVKADAARGIRCEARTTIAGGTTTITTSGDCETETVEGVEDASSAAGIKCDSLFLMTAGTLTITSKGDGGKGINCADSVKFCGGTLYAETKGGNDEGKPKAVKGDKGIVVSGGSFTAKCVKSWALDNGVDTEDPKQRVTILGAPTTNTVQKRNVVIKYE from the coding sequence ATGATGAAAAAGTATTTTCTTGCCGTCTTCCTGATGGCGCTAACTGGTGGCATGATGACATCGTGTGGCGATGACGATACCAGCGAATATGATGGATATAAGACCGTGACGGATGATGAAAAGGAGAATGACAGCGATACTACGGTCGTTGTACGTGACACCCTTGCCGTGAATATCGTATGGGATGGTACCACCGTCCAACTGACAGGTGATGTTGACTCTGTCTCCTATACGCAAACGGGTGGCGATGTGGTGATTACCTCCAATATCGACAGATTCCTGGAACTGACCCTTAGTGGTTCAACCTCTGATGGTTCTCTCCTGGTCTACAGCCTGAAGAAGTATGGCATCATCCTGAATGGTGTCAGTATTACCAATCCGGATGGAGCCGCAATCAATAACCAGTGTGGCAAAAGTCTGTTCCTGACCTTGGCGGATGGTACGGTGAATACCTTGACGGATGGTGAAAATTATGCCGAACGGACATTCGACCAGAAGGGTACTTTGTTCAGCGAGGGACAGATTTACTTTGGCGGAACTGGTTCACTCACAATCAATGGCAACGGAAAGAATGGCATTGCCTGCGACGACTATATCGTTATGAATGGCGGCACCATCAAGATTGATGTGGAAGATACGGGTTCTAACGGCATCAAAGTAAACGATGGCTTCACGATTAACGATGGTGTGCTGACCATTGACGTGAAAGCTGATGCGGCTCGCGGTATCCGTTGTGAGGCCCGTACCACGATAGCTGGTGGTACTACGACCATCACGACATCTGGCGACTGTGAGACTGAAACTGTCGAAGGGGTAGAGGATGCCTCTTCTGCAGCGGGTATCAAGTGTGACAGCCTGTTCCTGATGACAGCCGGAACCCTGACTATCACCAGTAAGGGTGATGGCGGCAAGGGTATCAACTGCGCCGATAGCGTGAAGTTCTGTGGCGGAACGCTGTATGCCGAGACAAAAGGTGGTAATGACGAAGGAAAGCCCAAGGCTGTGAAGGGCGATAAGGGTATTGTTGTCAGTGGCGGCTCGTTCACGGCTAAATGTGTGAAGAGCTGGGCGCTCGACAATGGTGTTGATACAGAAGACCCCAAACAGCGTGTCACCATCCTGGGTGCGCCCACGACGAACACCGTTCAGAAACGCAACGTCGTTATCAAATATGAATAA
- a CDS encoding MFS transporter, whose amino-acid sequence MTQTIQKTLRDSAAMRWTALLLLALAMFCSYIFMDILSPIKDLMLSERGWDSSAFGTMQGSEVFLNVFAFFLIFAGIILDKMGVRFTAVLSAVVMLVGAVIKWYAVTDAFIGTGLETWFTNNLNYIPVFDELGVSPFYEGMPASAKFAACGFMIFGCGCEMAGITVSRGIVKWFKGREMALAMGSEMALARLGVATCMIFSPFFARLGGSISVSRSVAFGVVLLCIALIMTIVYFVMDKKLDAQTGEAEEKDDPFKVSDLGQILTSSGFWLVALLCVLYYSAIFPFQKYAVNMLQCNLTLEAPAADTFWAQPDVTIVQYIIMLLVAGFGFASNFQKQANRKYILLGLSILSLITYCYMGYMRQSAESIFAVFPLLAVLITPILGSYVDHKGKAASMLVLGSLLLIACHLTFAFILPMFNGSTVGGVIVAYATILVLGSSFSLVPASLWPSVPKLVDAKIIGSAYALIFWIQNIGLWLFPLLIGKVLDKTNPGVTDPTQYDYTWPLIMLASLGVAALILGLLLKVVDKKKGLGLEEPNIKE is encoded by the coding sequence ATGACACAAACAATTCAAAAAACTCTGCGTGACAGCGCCGCCATGCGCTGGACCGCCTTGCTGCTCCTGGCTCTCGCCATGTTCTGCAGCTACATCTTCATGGACATTCTCTCACCTATCAAGGACCTGATGCTCTCTGAGCGCGGATGGGACTCAAGCGCATTCGGAACCATGCAGGGCTCTGAGGTATTCCTCAATGTCTTTGCCTTCTTCCTGATTTTCGCAGGTATCATCCTCGACAAGATGGGCGTGCGTTTCACCGCCGTTCTCTCTGCCGTAGTCATGCTGGTAGGTGCTGTCATCAAATGGTATGCCGTTACAGACGCATTCATTGGCACAGGTCTGGAAACATGGTTCACCAATAACCTGAATTATATTCCCGTATTCGACGAACTGGGTGTTTCACCTTTCTACGAGGGTATGCCCGCTTCTGCTAAGTTCGCAGCCTGCGGTTTCATGATTTTCGGTTGTGGCTGTGAGATGGCAGGTATCACCGTCAGCCGTGGTATCGTGAAGTGGTTCAAGGGTCGCGAGATGGCGCTGGCCATGGGTTCTGAGATGGCCTTGGCCCGTCTGGGTGTTGCCACCTGTATGATTTTCTCACCCTTCTTTGCCCGTCTGGGTGGAAGCATCAGCGTGAGCCGTTCTGTGGCTTTCGGTGTTGTTCTGCTGTGTATCGCCCTCATCATGACCATCGTCTATTTCGTGATGGACAAGAAACTGGATGCCCAGACTGGTGAGGCTGAGGAGAAGGATGATCCCTTCAAGGTTTCAGACCTCGGCCAGATCCTCACCTCAAGCGGTTTCTGGCTCGTTGCCCTGCTCTGCGTGCTCTACTACAGCGCTATCTTCCCATTCCAGAAGTACGCCGTCAACATGCTGCAATGCAACCTCACCCTTGAAGCTCCTGCAGCAGATACCTTCTGGGCACAGCCAGATGTGACCATCGTACAGTATATCATCATGCTGCTCGTAGCAGGTTTCGGTTTTGCCAGCAACTTCCAGAAGCAGGCCAACCGCAAGTACATCCTCCTGGGACTCTCTATCCTGTCGCTCATCACCTATTGCTATATGGGTTACATGCGCCAGTCGGCCGAGTCAATCTTCGCCGTGTTCCCCCTGCTGGCTGTGCTTATCACTCCTATCCTGGGCAGCTATGTTGACCATAAGGGTAAGGCAGCCTCAATGCTCGTTCTGGGCTCATTGCTGCTGATTGCCTGCCACCTCACCTTCGCCTTCATCCTGCCTATGTTCAATGGCAGCACCGTTGGCGGTGTCATCGTGGCCTATGCCACCATCCTCGTCCTGGGTTCATCATTCTCTCTGGTGCCCGCATCATTGTGGCCCAGCGTTCCCAAGCTTGTTGACGCAAAGATTATCGGTTCTGCCTACGCGCTGATTTTCTGGATTCAGAACATCGGTCTGTGGCTGTTCCCTCTGTTGATTGGTAAGGTGCTCGACAAGACCAATCCTGGTGTTACAGACCCCACACAGTACGACTACACCTGGCCTCTCATCATGCTGGCCTCACTCGGTGTAGCAGCCTTGATTCTTGGTCTGCTGCTGAAAGTGGTTGACAAGAAGAAGGGCCTTGGACTCGAAGAACCAAACATCAAAGAATAG
- a CDS encoding polyphosphate polymerase domain-containing protein: protein MEELLYSFAPITLDEMSGVKLMNRTDTKFVTSMPMLIRLLEMAQGDYYAQEIDGERNMLYDTTYFDTRDYDMYKEHQHGHANRQKIRFRTYVSSHLQFMEVKTKNNHGRTKKKRIEVEDMNLDDQQKREFLAKTLRFDADTLIPHMHNYFRRITLVNKAKTERLTIDTALQFNNVQTHTNKDMGPLVIIELKRDGMAFSPVLEMLRTLHIHPHGFSKYCMGAAMTNSHLPINRFKQKLRDVELILNKE from the coding sequence ATGGAAGAATTATTATATTCCTTTGCTCCCATCACACTTGATGAGATGAGCGGTGTGAAACTGATGAATCGCACGGATACAAAATTCGTGACCAGTATGCCTATGCTCATCCGGTTGCTGGAGATGGCTCAGGGAGACTATTACGCGCAAGAAATAGATGGTGAACGCAACATGCTTTATGATACCACCTATTTTGATACGCGCGACTATGATATGTATAAGGAACATCAGCATGGTCATGCCAACAGACAGAAGATCCGTTTCCGTACCTATGTGAGCAGTCATCTGCAGTTCATGGAGGTGAAGACCAAGAATAATCACGGTAGGACGAAGAAGAAACGTATCGAGGTGGAGGATATGAACCTTGACGACCAGCAGAAGCGTGAGTTCCTGGCAAAGACGCTCAGGTTTGATGCAGATACCCTGATACCTCATATGCATAATTATTTCCGCAGGATTACGTTGGTCAATAAAGCCAAGACGGAAAGACTTACCATAGATACTGCGTTACAGTTTAATAATGTGCAGACCCACACGAACAAGGATATGGGACCGCTGGTCATTATAGAACTGAAGCGTGACGGAATGGCTTTCTCGCCCGTGCTGGAGATGTTGCGCACGCTCCACATACACCCACATGGATTCAGCAAATACTGTATGGGAGCAGCTATGACCAATAGCCATTTACCCATCAACCGCTTTAAGCAGAAACTGAGGGATGTGGAACTTATATTAAATAAGGAATAA
- a CDS encoding DUF2490 domain-containing protein, whose protein sequence is MEKRLIILLLAVVAALPRLYAQSESGMILGLEVEKKINKQLGVSLEADYRSRNDFKTSDRWSVGLNADYKLAKWLKADAGYTYLNTHFGEKITKGASKTKWRPSYWGPRHRFHASLGADYKVWSNLRVSLRERWQYTYRPEKSVERWKIDETLKTKSLDSDYIRESKGKHQLRTRLQVEWDQKRAMFTPYANVEFYNSMAIEKIRYTVGTDIKITKQHSFGLYYRFQDMRNSDAEDADPDMHYFGVGYKLKL, encoded by the coding sequence ATGGAGAAACGTCTGATTATTTTGTTGCTGGCCGTAGTCGCAGCGCTGCCCCGGCTGTATGCCCAGAGTGAGTCAGGTATGATTCTAGGACTGGAGGTAGAGAAGAAAATCAATAAGCAGTTGGGTGTCAGCTTGGAGGCCGACTACCGTAGTCGTAATGACTTCAAGACCTCCGACCGCTGGAGCGTGGGGCTGAATGCCGACTATAAGTTGGCCAAGTGGCTGAAGGCCGACGCTGGCTATACTTATCTGAATACTCATTTCGGAGAGAAGATCACGAAGGGGGCATCGAAGACGAAATGGCGTCCCAGCTACTGGGGACCGCGTCATCGCTTTCATGCCTCTTTGGGGGCTGACTACAAAGTGTGGAGCAATCTTCGCGTGTCACTTCGTGAGCGTTGGCAGTATACCTATCGCCCCGAGAAGAGTGTAGAACGCTGGAAGATTGATGAAACCCTGAAGACGAAATCGCTGGATAGTGATTATATCCGTGAGTCAAAAGGCAAGCATCAGCTCCGCACCCGACTGCAGGTGGAATGGGACCAGAAGCGTGCTATGTTCACTCCCTACGCTAATGTGGAGTTCTATAACAGTATGGCTATCGAGAAAATCCGCTATACCGTTGGCACGGATATCAAAATCACCAAACAGCATTCTTTCGGCCTCTACTATCGCTTCCAGGATATGCGAAACTCGGATGCCGAGGATGCCGATCCTGATATGCATTATTTCGGCGTAGGCTATAAACTAAAACTCTAA
- a CDS encoding DUF4956 domain-containing protein, translating into MDYILNFFSGDFGLALLRFVVCMFVNWVIIDRLYYKKSRRRDFYFTFMLISVAIFFLVYFMMGMDRGKATMGVGLGLFGIFSIMRYRTDTMPVREMTYLFIIICLSVVHAMVDVESTPDVLADFLKLGVIDVIVLVAISMCERRLKILSNKLIQYDRPELCKPENKEKLIADLEERTGLKIIKVEVGGIDFLKDSVVLRVTYDSKPNEVDNQFTVRKSQWRNV; encoded by the coding sequence ATGGATTACATTTTGAATTTCTTTTCAGGTGACTTCGGATTGGCACTTCTGCGTTTTGTAGTGTGCATGTTTGTAAACTGGGTGATTATTGACCGCCTGTATTACAAAAAGTCACGTCGTCGCGATTTCTATTTCACGTTCATGCTTATCTCCGTGGCCATTTTCTTCCTGGTTTACTTCATGATGGGTATGGATCGCGGTAAGGCCACAATGGGCGTAGGTCTCGGCTTGTTTGGTATCTTCAGTATCATGCGTTATCGTACCGACACGATGCCTGTGCGCGAGATGACTTACCTCTTTATTATCATATGTCTCTCTGTGGTTCATGCGATGGTGGATGTAGAGTCGACCCCTGATGTCCTGGCAGACTTCCTGAAGTTGGGTGTCATCGATGTCATCGTACTCGTTGCTATCAGCATGTGTGAGCGCCGTCTGAAGATATTGAGTAATAAGCTCATTCAGTATGACCGCCCGGAACTCTGTAAGCCGGAAAACAAGGAGAAGCTGATTGCTGACCTGGAGGAACGTACCGGTCTTAAGATTATCAAGGTAGAGGTCGGCGGTATCGATTTCCTCAAGGATTCTGTGGTGCTGCGCGTCACCTACGACAGTAAGCCTAATGAAGTAGATAATCAATTCACGGTAAGAAAATCACAATGGAGAAACGTCTGA